AACTAGTTTAAAATGTTCAGTCTACCATTAGATCCTTGCCAATGATATGTGCGTTGAAACGCATATGATTTTAATGTCTGGCCGATGACTTAATTGTTTTAATGTTATTTGAAGCTATGGATTAAAAGGCAACGATTTTATGGACTTACATCGCTGGACTTATTACTTTCAAGTTCAAACGCAAATCCTCTCTGATCCTCTATATGACCATGGACAGTAAACATCAATGGCAGACTGTCCCAACTATTTTGGGGCGTTTTGGGACTATGCTTTTCTCTGCCCatttttccataaaggccacctctatggagtgtacggcttattgtggttgtatggacagatctcctctcttcatacagatcttccttacctgacctatcgcaatcaatgacatcatgctttcccctgtacccgaagcccgctgcctcagagtaaccttcgactttgccctgtccttcaaaccacacatccaagctctctccacctcctgtcacctccagctcaaaaatatttccagaatctgtcctttcctcaacagtcaatctactaaaatgcttgagcatgccctcatcatatccagccttgactactgcaacattcttttctgcggcctccctgctaacacccttgcacctctccagtccatccttaactctgctgcccaactaattcatctctctcctcgctacgcctctgcttcccccctctgcaaatcccttcactggctcccattccctcagcgtgtccagttcaaattactaatactaacctataaagccatccataacctgtctcctccatatatctctgaaataatctcccgatatcttccctcacgtaatcttcggtcctctcaagacctccttctctcctccacacttatttgctcctcatccaatcgcctccaagacttttccagaatatcccccatcctctggaattctttgccccaacacgtccgactatcaaccacattcggatccttcagacggaacctgaaaacccatctcttcaggaaagcctgcagcctgcactgaacccgctgcctcctcatcactaccaaagctaccgcctcaccaacaccattggagctcctgcaatccccaacctactgtctccttccccataatcctgtagaatgtaagtcgcaagggcagggtcctcgcccctctgtatcagtctgtcattgttagtttgtttactgtaagtgatatctgtaacttgtatgtaaccccttctcatgtacagcaccatggaatcaatggtgctatattaataatACTCCAGCCCATGATTGGGAACTctacagctccttcagggttacctttggtctctgtgccggCCGGTACCCGGCAAgattaggagatttttcctattggttctttttgatcactgtgatggggctTGGTCatcaagtacaaaattggctcagtcactaaggggtcaaGCGAGGCTGCGCCCAGAGGAGACATGCGGCCATCCAGTGAACCTGATCTCCATACAACACTTGTATTAAGCGAGGCCACGCTCATTGGCCGGGAGTGTGTGTTACTCATACATACTCTCCGGTCCGGGGGTTAGAAACCGGTgaatccccgcagcacacattgcagGCGTTacacagtgtgactgcagacttatcgattttgaCACGACAACTTTTTTAAGGAGAAAGCTCAAAAGACAACAGGCATGATTTAGGTTCAACAATGATAAGGAGTCAATACAAGGATAACCAATGACTGTCCCAACTATTTTCTAAACTCTGAACCAATGGGTCATACCTTCTATCCAATATATTATAATCTGAATCCATAATTGGGCATAACTGGCTACACACCCAAGATACATTACCTTATGCAGCATATTGTCATTAGGAGGCTTCTGGATAATTAAGATGCCAGAGCATTACATGTGATGTCCAAGCACTCCGGTGTGAGTTCACTCTACTTCATCCATTCTGGCATGTTCATGTCAGCTTGCAATCAATACTATTCCTGATTTCCAGTTTCCATCTATAGCCAATCATCTAACACAGGCTTCCCTGTCTCTTCCTGCACTAACACGCATGCGTATGATATACTTACCCTGCAATCAGCCGGTACAGCAATCTGCGCCATTGTACCCATTCAAACAAGCAGGCCAATATATTTTAGCAGCACTCTCGGATGTAAATGGTATTATTTGCCCGACGTTGACGTGGAGAGAATCAATATTTGTCGTGTGTATACTTATCGAGAAGTGTTATTCCCCACTTTCCAGTtcccctaaggccggcttcacacttctgTATTTCACAGACAGGCTGCCTATGAGGCTATTGAGTTTTGGTCAGAAGATCCATGACTGTCCGTACTAGGACTGCAAAACAAGGatctgtgaatgtggcctaatggtTGTAAGCAGGGTTATATAGCATGTCAAAAGGAAATAAAAGTGTGATGAGAAGGGCTAGATAATGTGTACTACTCCTATCTTCCTTTGTTCTTGCAGGTGTGGTGCATCTCGTGTTTACTGATATTTATGGTGCCTGTGGTCTGGAGTGATGAAGGAAATGGTAGCTCTACAGTCCCTACTTCAACAGTTACCACAAATTCTTCAATCACAAAACCTACTCAGATCACAAAAGCTACCCAATTATCCTTCTGGGGAAACATTGAAATGATGCAGCGAGCCTTCTATGTGCTGATAGGAATTAGTGTGTTGGCCGTACTCTACTTTGTAATCAGGACTTGTAGGTAAGAAATGCTTGTTGCTTATACACCATATGTCAGTTTTTATTCCCATTGTAAAAAAAGATATgtataaaggggttctctgggccgAACTGAAAATTCTGTAGTCACTCGGAGACTGGTGAATTGTGAGGGCATACTGTCACGTTTCCCCTCTTTTTCCCATGCTGGTGGGCAGATGTGTACATTGTAAAAAAAGATATgtataaaggggttctctgggccgAACTGAAAATTCTGTAGTCACTCGGAGACTGGTGAATTGTGAGGGCACACTGTCACGTTTCCCCTCTTTTTCCCATGCTGGTGGGCAGATGTGTAACTGCATGTATGTGCATGTATTTGCATAACTATGGTCACAACTAGACTAGCGtagcttctctcaatagaagagaattgagagatGTGCAGGAGTCTAGTCGGCGTGTGACCAGCTATCCGCTCCTTGGGAAATACAGTAGAATCATCACAATGTGTGCAGCGCTGTCACAAATCGgcagtcacatggagtgactgcagacttctcacATTTAAATAATCCCTTTAAATCCTATAGTATATTCTGTAAAATATTTACAGTTGTCTTGTTGCATATCTCTCACTTTTTTATTTTACTAATCATAAGTGTAATATTAGGGAACTTTAGAAAGCACGTAACACGTAGCACGTCTCTTATTGGTTTATAGGAAATTACACCTTTTGGGGCATTTATTTACGTGTATGAGTTGGGAGTTAAAACTCAGTTTTTACTATTTGCTTTCATTAGTGTTTTTGAACAGGTTGGTTTCTTGTCTTTTCTAAACTTCCCTGTGGTCATAAAGCAGTATAAAGGAGTTTGGGAGGAATGTAAGGGTTACAGACAGCCATCAGAACAAGCTGACTGATTTCTACTTTTGTCATTCTGCAATCTGTTATGTGCCGTGAAACAATGGGGATGTAAAGgccaaacagtgcaacatttttaatgacctCTGATTGCAATAATAATGTTTAGCCCCAAATATATGTATTTAGGTTGAAAATGTGTCTTTCAAAGAACATTTGTCTGGCGCCTATATCACTCCTTTGAAAAGGTATTGCCTTTTAAGTACCCATGCACATTGGACATTTCAACACCCACTGTCCCCTATGTATAGGAGTTCCCTGACGGTCTTCAGACTGCAGTTGTCAGGAAAATGGATGCTCAGATATTTGGGTTCCAGCATACACAGTACTATACTCTTACAGAAGAGGGGCCAGGCAGCGGTTTATTCCCTTCCccctattaaaaaaaacaaacaaacaaacaagctagCAAGTATACCTTTGTCTAGGGCAGTTGGGAAGAAGTAGCGGTCATCCAAATGAGCAATCGGCCATAATCTATTGAAGGTGTTTGTGCACCATTAAACTAAATTTCTGGTTACAAATTTTCAACAACACAATCAATCAAATGAGTTGTTGAAAAATGTCTGTCTAAAATATTACAAAGCCACCTTATAATACACATTTAGATTGTCAGCCAAACCTGCTGGTTATATTGGGCTCGGCTGACCATCTTGTCTGTATGATGGTGTCCTCTCTCTTGAATCTCTTGAATCTCTCCTGATGGCATAGGTGAGATTTACCTGGGGATGTTCCTTCTGCTAGTTCTTCTGCAGGTTTTAAGTACTATGTACATTGCTTATTGGACATCTTTATCTGCCTTCCTTTATATCCTCCCTGTGCCAGGCTGTACTTGGCAGGtagccaattttgtttttttttctctgactaATGGGTGATACTATATGTTAATTGATACCTTGTTGATGAGCTATGTGgtgttattagagatgagcgaatatgttcagaaaacgatcgccaaacattaaTTTGTCACAAATATGGCATATTCGAATTCATGATAGGAAACACAAGCATTTTTTCTTAAAATTGGAAAGTCGGTAAAAGTGTGGAAAAATAATTGCCTTGCAGTTATCATTGACATCAAGctctaggtttagtaatgaaaGTGTCAGCCACCCTCAATACTAAGCAACTGttaaattttaattaaaaaaatgaaaaaaacattgtGTGGGCTActacgtaattttcataaccagcagagggaaagccgactgagggctaatgttaatattctgggaaggagccaatagccataaaagttccgaagctattaatatcagctcacagctgcttGCTTAGCctgtactggctagtttacagggggaccccagaaaaaaattgacatggtccccctataaaatctaactagcaaagactaaacagacagctgcagggtGACATTGAtaccctaggaaggggccatggatattggcccctcccagactaaaaacatcagctctcagctgccacagaaaaggcgcatctataaaatGTGCCACATCTGGCGCTTAGCCTTGCACTTCACACTTGCCCTTTAGCGGTGGTCATGCCCCTGATTTGCTTGGTGACCAAACAGGGCTTCGCTAGCTGGCGTCTACTAGCTGTTATGTGTATCTCCTCAACATGGGGTGCAATCACGGTTCGAACCCTGCATGGCATTCGGCCCTTTCTAGAGATCTTGAAAAATGTAACCGGTGTGTGGCGAGGACGTATGGTAACTCCATAATCTCCTAAAAGGGAGCCTGTcatcagttttggccgatataagatacggctatcacctttcagggctgatatacagcattctataaatcAGAAAGGATTTCACAAGGAGATTTAACGtttacctgtcagcagttttggccaatatgaggtacagccatcacctttcagggctgacatacagcattccataatgctgtatataagccttcaacccgacctgtaagagaagaaaaataacttttattatgctCACCTGCGGGGAGGTTTCCGGCCCAAGGGTGTGGGTTTCGCTCTTCTtggtcccatcttcttgcgatgcagtcttttttttttttctgcccctcttcacacattgaggtcaactcttgacgcatggtaaggtttttaatatcagACAGCGTAGGACCTGTCCCGATCtgggtcaccttgtcgacggtgggatggcttttatgctatttttaatcaaaatccgtattactaagaaccctgtgctgcatgtataccaactaacatcaagcttattttttattttttttaagagcagcgtgatgtaggggcagagatcgtgATTCGAGTGAAGCGTCACTTTCTGGGCTGTTTATTGTAGTttcaaaaaattatgtttcagctGACGAAGCACATCACTAGGACCAGTTGTATTGTGCCTTGTAGTCCTGCTATGTTTAACCATGCCCCCACAGCTGTTTGCCAGTTTTCTGCCTACGCACAGTGTACACACAAAGctcagtggtgtgggcgaggttatacagagctcagcattcatagaactgctagatctgcagcaaagaaaaaCATGTTATCAAAGCTGtgtcaagcagctcagtaagtgacaaatcactggaatcagggtctctgcccttacattatgctgctctcatattacataGACCTGGTGATATTTTCCTTAAGATACTAGTGGATCTAGAATAAAAgatcatgggttgtgttatatagcaaTTTCCTAGTTGGAAAATCGCcttttattatttgttttaaaAATAACTATTGTTTTTCAGCCTGAAAAAGAAGCCTCAAAGGAAGAAGTATGGGCTTCTCTCAGACTATGATGACACCATGGAATTGGGATCAATGGACAGTGATGAAGAGAAAATATTTGAGTCAAGGAGTATAAGAAGGTAAGCACTTGTGGGAGGCACATGGGTCAGTGATTTGTGTATTTTGTAAATAAAACAAAAACCCCACATTTTTTTAATTGACAGGTAATGGATAAAGCTGCAAGTCTTGAATCCCTAACCACAAACCAGCACTATCCTTGTGATGACACAGCAGACGGTCTCCTGTGTTTTGAGGGGATGTGCACCTCTGTCCAAATTCATCCCAACACTAACTGCTGCTGC
This region of Ranitomeya imitator isolate aRanImi1 chromosome 1, aRanImi1.pri, whole genome shotgun sequence genomic DNA includes:
- the FAM174C gene encoding protein FAM174C — translated: MEVWCISCLLIFMVPVVWSDEGNGSSTVPTSTVTTNSSITKPTQITKATQLSFWGNIEMMQRAFYVLIGISVLAVLYFVIRTCSLKKKPQRKKYGLLSDYDDTMELGSMDSDEEKIFESRSIRR